One genomic segment of Helianthus annuus cultivar XRQ/B chromosome 14, HanXRQr2.0-SUNRISE, whole genome shotgun sequence includes these proteins:
- the LOC110907619 gene encoding zinc finger MYM-type protein 1-like: MSRDFMARFVKRKVDTSSELIDLDTLPSDPYDRKPIESYNVNQRDEIRRAYILRGPYQPRGIEFPQTTFQGDELRKFKEEWYDKHEYKGWLEYSSKSDRVFCLCCYLFRSHFGDGRDTFVSGGYNNWKKVHASLKKHVGLVNSLHNKCFQKSADLVNENQAVHTQWDNRTSKEKREYRLRLSASTLLGKRLLNGGLAFRGHDESKDSLNKGNFLELLELMGEMNEELAKVILENAPANNQMTSPKIQADIKHCYVQEVIKQILEELGDDVFSLLVDESCDVSKKEQMAVVIRFVDKVGIVKERFIGLVHVKETSAITLKTAIDDILARYGLSLKRIRGQGYDGASNMSGEFNGLRALILKENVSAFYIHCFAHQLQLVVVAVAHKHTPIWRVFETITCLTNAVWASSKRQDMLRESQRRQLEKMEDVLCTGSGLNQEMTLSRPGDTRWNSHYKTLSRLISLYPNIMEVLGWLVETGQTLPCSRQADGLLEDMKKYDFVFYIHLMEHILNITHTLSQCLQRKEQDLMNAVKLVSSTKNQLEKFRLEGFNEFLEKVNSFCDMYELEVKKLDDEYVNPRWPRRKTNITNRHYYEYDCFNAVLDLQIQEFGNRFNEVTSELLVCMSCLSPCDNFSAFDIPNILKLAEKYPYDFNEEDKRRLPVQLGNYFDFVKKDKQFANLDACSRITRRNRNR; encoded by the exons ATGAGTAGAGACTTTATGGCACGATTTGTCAAGAGGAAAGTGGATACATCTTCGGAACTAATTGATTTGGATACTCTTCCTTCGGATCCGTATGATCGCAAGCCGATAGAATCATATAACGTGAATCAACGGGATGAGATTAGAAGGGCATATATACTAAGAGGACCGTATCAACCAAGAGGTATCGAATTCCCACAAACAACGTTTCAAGGTGACGAGTTAAGAAAATTTAAGGAAGAATGGTATGACAAACATGAGTATAAGGGATGGTTAGAGTATAGCTCAAAATCGGATCGCGTGTTTTGCTTATGTTGCTATTTGTTTAGGAGCCACTTCGGAGATGGTAGAGACACATTTGTGAGCGGTGGGTATAACAATTGGAAAAAGGTACATGCATCACTTAAAAAACATGTTGGTTTAGTTAATAGTCTACACAACAAATGTTTCCAAAAGAGTGCCGATTTAGTTAACGAAAATCAAGCGGTACACACACAATGGGACAATAGAACCTCTAAGGAGAAACGTGAATACCGACTTAGACTTAGTGCTTCTACTTTGCTTGGGAAAAGGTTGTTGAATGGCGGATTGGCGTTTCGTGGACATGATGAATCAAAAGATTCATTAAATAAAGGGAATTTCTTAGAGCTTTTAGAACTCATGGGTGAAATGAATGAAGAGCTTGCTAAAGTTATCTTAGAGAATGCACCCGCGAATAACCAAATGACAAGTCCTAAAATTCAAGCGGACATCAAACATTGTTATGTTCAAGAGGTAATTAAACAAATTTTAGAAGAACTTGGTGATGATGTTTTTTCTTTATTAGTAGATGAATCATGTGATGTATcaaaaaaggaacaaatggcggTTGTTATTCGTTTTGTTGATAAAGTTGGGATTGTTAAGGAGCGTTTTATTGGGCTTGTTCATGTCAAAGAGACAAGCGCAATAACACTCAAAACGGCTATTGATGATATATTGGCACGTTATGGGTTAAGTTTGAAAAGGATTAGAGGCCAAGGCTATGACGGGGCAAGTAACATGTCGGGCGAGTTTAACGGCCTAAGGGCTCTAATCTTAAAGGAAAATGTTTCGGCCTTTTATATTCATTGCTTTGCACACCAACTTCAACTAGTTGTTGTGGCGGTGGCGCACAAACACACACCAATTTGGAGAGTTTTTGAAACGATAACATGTTTGACAAATGCCGTTTGGGCATCTTCTAAACGACAAGATATGCTTCGTGAAAGCCAAAGAAGACAATTGGAAAAAATGGAAGACGTACTTTGTACCGGAAGTGGGTTGAACCAAGAAATGACACTTTCAAGGCCCGGGGATACACGTTGGAATTCCCATTACAAGACACTTTCCCGTTTAATTTCTTTATATCCAAACATTATGGAAGTTCTTGGATGGTTAGTAGAAACGGGTCAAACTCTTCCTTGTAGTAGACAAGCGGACGGACTTCTAGAGGATATGAAAAAATACGACTTTGTATTTTACATACACTTGATGGAGCATATTCTAAACATCACACATACGTTGTCCCAATGTCTTCAAAGAAAGGAGCAAGATTTGATGAATGCGGTTAAGTTGGTTTCTTCCACCAAAAACCAACTTGAAAAGTTTAGGTTGGAAGGTTTTAATGAGTTCTTGGAGAAGGTTAACTCCTTTTGTGACATGTATGAACTTGAGGTGAAAAAATTGGATGATGAATACGTTAACCCAAGGTGGCCAAGAAGAAAGACGAACATCACAAATCGGCATTATTACGAGTATGATTGCTTCAATGCGGTTCTTGATTTGCAAATACAAGAATTTGGGAACCGTTTTAATGAGGTAACATCGGAACTACTTGTTTGTATGAGTTGTTTAAGTCCTTGTGATAATTTTAGTGCATTTGACATTCCAAATATACTAAAGTTAGCCGAGAAGTATCCATATGATTTCAATGAAGAGGACAAACGAAGGCTTCCGGTTCAACTCGGAAACTACTTTGATTTTGTGAAAAAAGATAAACAATTCGCCAACTTGGATG CTTGTTCTCGTATTACCCGtcgcaaccgcaaccgttga
- the LOC110904451 gene encoding probable aquaporin PIP2-4 yields the protein MGKDIEVASHEYGAKDYQDPPPADLIDPEELTKWSFYRAIIAEFIATLLFLYITVLTVIGYKSQTDPDHSTDQCGGVGILGIAWAFGGMIFVLVYCTAGISGGHINPAVTFGLFLARKVTLPRAVMYMVAQCLGAVCGCGLVKAFQKSYYTNYGGGANELADGYNKGTGLGAEIIGTFVLVYTVFSATDPKRNARDSHVPVLAPLPIGFAVFMVHLATIPITGTGINPARSFGAAVIYGKEKAWDDQWIFWVGPMIGAAIAAIYHQFVLRAGSVKALGSSRSNA from the exons ATGGGCAAAGACATTGAAGTAGCAAGCCATGAATACGGTGCAAAAGACTACCAAGACCCCCCACCAGCTGACCTCATTGACCCAGAGGAGCTCACCAAATGGTCCTTTTACCGAGCCATCATTGCCGAGTTCATCGCCACCCTCTTGTTCCTTTACATCACCGTCTTGACCGTCATCGGCTACAAGTCCCAAACCGACCCCGACCACAGCACTGACCAGTGCGGTGGCGTCGGCATTCTCGGCATCGCTTGGGCCTTCGGTGGCATGATCTTTGTTCTCGTTTACTGCACTGCTGGTATCTCTGGTGGACACATTAACCCTGCGGTCACATTCGGGCTGTTTTTGGCAAGGAAGGTGACCCTCCCAAGGGCGGTTATGTATATGGTGGCTCAATGCTTGGGTGCGGTCTGTGGTTGTGGTCTGGTGAAAGCTTTCCAAAAGTCTTACTACACCAATTATGGCGGTGGTGCCAATGAGCTTGCAGATGGGTACAACAAAGGCACCGGTTTGGGTGCGGAAATCATTGGCACATTCGTCCTAGTCTACACCGTCTTCTCAGCCACTGACCCAAAGAGAAACGCACGTGACTCTCATGTCCCC GTGTTGGCACCTCTCCCTATCGGATTCGCCGTATTCATGGTTCACTTGGCCACCATCCCAATCACCGGTACTGGAATCAACCCTGCCCGTAGTTTTGGGGCCGCAGTTATCTACGGAAAAGAAAAGGCATGGGATGATCAA TGGATCTTCTGGGTGGGACCAATGATCGGAGCGGCCATAGCGGCTATCTACCACCAGTTCGTACTGAGGGCAGGCTCGGTTAAAGCTCTTGGATCGTCCAGGAGCAACGCTTAA